In Excalfactoria chinensis isolate bCotChi1 chromosome 3, bCotChi1.hap2, whole genome shotgun sequence, one DNA window encodes the following:
- the GTPBP2 gene encoding GTP-binding protein 2 isoform X1, with translation MDSRVSELFGGCCRPTGAAFRGRGGAAPGGGGGSKAKKKNGRSRGGKANNPPYLPPEAEDGNIEYKLKLVNPSQYRFEHLVTQMKWRLQEGRGEAVYQIGVEDNGLLVGLSEEEMRASLKTLRRMAEKVGADITVLREREVDYDSDVPRKITEVLVRKVPDNQQFLDLRVAVLGNVDSGKSTLLGVLTQGELDNGRGRARLNLFRHLHEIQSGRTSSISFEILGFNSKGEVVNYSDSRTAEEICESSSKMITFIDLAGHHKYLKTTIFGLTSYCPDFAMLVVSANTGIAGTTREHLGLAMALKVPFFIVISKVDLCSKATVERTVKQLERILKQPGCNKLPLLVTSDDDAVTAAQQFAQSPNITPIFTLSSVSGENLDLVKVFLNILPPLTNSKEQEELMQQLTEFQVDEIYTVPEVGTVVGGTLSSGICREGENLVVGPTDDGKFLRLKVCSIQRNRSACRVLRAGQAATLALGPFDRSLLRKGMVMVSPEMNPTICSVFEAEIVLLFHATTFRKGFQVTVHVGNVRQTAVVEKIHGKDKLRTGEKAVVCFRFIKHPEYLKIGAKLLFREGVTKGIGHVTDLQAITTKENGLEESLGPGQLSF, from the exons ATGGATTCGCGGGTGTCGGAGCTGTTCGGGGGCTGCTGCAGGCCGACGGGCGCGGCGTTTCGCGGACGCGGAGGGGCCgctcccggcggcggcggcggctcgaAGGCGAAGAAGAAGAACGGGCGGAGCCGGGGGGGCAAGGCCAACAACCCGCCGTACCTGCCGCCTGAG GCAGAAGATGGTAACATCGAATACAAG CTGAAGCTGGTGAATCCCTCGCAGTACCGCTTTGAGCACCTGGTGACACAGATGAAGTGGCGACTACAGGAAGGCCGCGGTGAGGCTGTGTACCAGATCGGTGTGGAGGACAACGGACTTCTGGTGGGCCTCTCGGAAGAGGAGATGCGTGCCTCACTCAAGACCCTGCGCCGCATGGCAGAGAA GGTTGGAGCTGACATTACGGTGCTGCGAGAGAGGGAGGTGGATTATGACAGTGATGTTCCAAGGAAGATAACGGAGGTGCTCGTCCGAAAGGTGCCTGACAACCAGCAG TTCTTAGACCTGCGAGTAGCTGTGCTGGGGAATGTGGACTCAGGGAAGTCAACTCTATTGGGTGTCCTAACGCAAGGAGAGCTGGACAACGGCCGGGGCCGAGCACGCCTCAACCTCTTCCGACATCTCCATGAAATCCAGTCAGGAAGAACGTCAAGCATCAGTTTTGAGATTCTCGGTTTCAACAGCAAAGGAGAG GTGGTAAATTACAGCGACTCCCGAACGGCAGAAGAGATCTGTGAGAGTTCTTCCAAGATGATCACTTTCATCGACTTGGCTGGCCACCACAAGTATCTGAAAACGACCATCTTTGGCCTCACCAGCTACTGCCCAGATTTTGCTATGCTGGTGGTTAGTGCCAACACTGGCATTG CGGGCACAACACGAGAGCACTTGGGCTTGGCCATGGCCCTCAAGGTCCCCTTCTTCATTGTCATCAGCAAAGTTGACTTGTGTTCAAAAGCTACTGTGGAACGGACAGTGAAGCAGCTGGAACGAATTCTGAAGCAGCCAGGCTGCAACAAGCTTCCGTTGCTTGTCACTTCAGATGATGATGCtgttacagcagcacagcagtttgCACAGTCGCCCAA CATCACCCCAATCTTCACACTGTCCAGTGTTTCTGGGGAGAACCTGGATCTCGTGAAAGTCTTTCTCAATATCCTTCCTCCACTGACcaacagcaaagagcaggagGAGCTAATGCAACAACTCACAGAGTTTCAG GTTGATGAAATTTATACTGTGCCAGAAGTCGGAACTGTTGTGGGAGGAACTCTGTCGAG TGGGATCTGCCGAGAAGGGGAGAACCTGGTGGTTGGTCCCACTGATGATGGGAAGTTCCTCCGGCTGAAAGTGTGCAGCATCCAGCGCAACCGCTCAGCCTGCCGTGTGCTGCGGGCTGGCCAGGCAGCCACGCTGGCCCTCGGACCTTTCGACCGCTCCCTGCTGCGGAAG GGCATGGTCATGGTGAGCCCGGAAATGAACCCCACCATCTGCTCGGTGTTCGAAGCCGAGATTGTGCTGTTGTTCCATGCAACAACTTTCCGGAAGGGATTTCAGGTGACGGTACATGTGGGGAACGTGCGGCAGACGGCTGTTGTAGAGAAGATCCATGGAAAG gatAAGTTGCGGACAGGAGAGAAGGCCGTTGTCTGTTTCAGATTCATCAAACATCCTGAATACTTGAAGATTGGAGCCAAGCTGCTTTTCCGTGAAGGAGTCACCAAAGGCATTGGGCATGTCACTGACCTCCAAGCCATCACCACCAAAGAAAATGGCCTGGAGGAGTCTCTAGGGCCTGGACAGCTGAGCTTCTGA
- the GTPBP2 gene encoding GTP-binding protein 2 isoform X2, with the protein MDSRVSELFGGCCRPTGAAFRGRGGAAPGGGGGSKAKKKNGRSRGGKANNPPYLPPELKLVNPSQYRFEHLVTQMKWRLQEGRGEAVYQIGVEDNGLLVGLSEEEMRASLKTLRRMAEKVGADITVLREREVDYDSDVPRKITEVLVRKVPDNQQFLDLRVAVLGNVDSGKSTLLGVLTQGELDNGRGRARLNLFRHLHEIQSGRTSSISFEILGFNSKGEVVNYSDSRTAEEICESSSKMITFIDLAGHHKYLKTTIFGLTSYCPDFAMLVVSANTGIAGTTREHLGLAMALKVPFFIVISKVDLCSKATVERTVKQLERILKQPGCNKLPLLVTSDDDAVTAAQQFAQSPNITPIFTLSSVSGENLDLVKVFLNILPPLTNSKEQEELMQQLTEFQVDEIYTVPEVGTVVGGTLSSGICREGENLVVGPTDDGKFLRLKVCSIQRNRSACRVLRAGQAATLALGPFDRSLLRKGMVMVSPEMNPTICSVFEAEIVLLFHATTFRKGFQVTVHVGNVRQTAVVEKIHGKDKLRTGEKAVVCFRFIKHPEYLKIGAKLLFREGVTKGIGHVTDLQAITTKENGLEESLGPGQLSF; encoded by the exons ATGGATTCGCGGGTGTCGGAGCTGTTCGGGGGCTGCTGCAGGCCGACGGGCGCGGCGTTTCGCGGACGCGGAGGGGCCgctcccggcggcggcggcggctcgaAGGCGAAGAAGAAGAACGGGCGGAGCCGGGGGGGCAAGGCCAACAACCCGCCGTACCTGCCGCCTGAG CTGAAGCTGGTGAATCCCTCGCAGTACCGCTTTGAGCACCTGGTGACACAGATGAAGTGGCGACTACAGGAAGGCCGCGGTGAGGCTGTGTACCAGATCGGTGTGGAGGACAACGGACTTCTGGTGGGCCTCTCGGAAGAGGAGATGCGTGCCTCACTCAAGACCCTGCGCCGCATGGCAGAGAA GGTTGGAGCTGACATTACGGTGCTGCGAGAGAGGGAGGTGGATTATGACAGTGATGTTCCAAGGAAGATAACGGAGGTGCTCGTCCGAAAGGTGCCTGACAACCAGCAG TTCTTAGACCTGCGAGTAGCTGTGCTGGGGAATGTGGACTCAGGGAAGTCAACTCTATTGGGTGTCCTAACGCAAGGAGAGCTGGACAACGGCCGGGGCCGAGCACGCCTCAACCTCTTCCGACATCTCCATGAAATCCAGTCAGGAAGAACGTCAAGCATCAGTTTTGAGATTCTCGGTTTCAACAGCAAAGGAGAG GTGGTAAATTACAGCGACTCCCGAACGGCAGAAGAGATCTGTGAGAGTTCTTCCAAGATGATCACTTTCATCGACTTGGCTGGCCACCACAAGTATCTGAAAACGACCATCTTTGGCCTCACCAGCTACTGCCCAGATTTTGCTATGCTGGTGGTTAGTGCCAACACTGGCATTG CGGGCACAACACGAGAGCACTTGGGCTTGGCCATGGCCCTCAAGGTCCCCTTCTTCATTGTCATCAGCAAAGTTGACTTGTGTTCAAAAGCTACTGTGGAACGGACAGTGAAGCAGCTGGAACGAATTCTGAAGCAGCCAGGCTGCAACAAGCTTCCGTTGCTTGTCACTTCAGATGATGATGCtgttacagcagcacagcagtttgCACAGTCGCCCAA CATCACCCCAATCTTCACACTGTCCAGTGTTTCTGGGGAGAACCTGGATCTCGTGAAAGTCTTTCTCAATATCCTTCCTCCACTGACcaacagcaaagagcaggagGAGCTAATGCAACAACTCACAGAGTTTCAG GTTGATGAAATTTATACTGTGCCAGAAGTCGGAACTGTTGTGGGAGGAACTCTGTCGAG TGGGATCTGCCGAGAAGGGGAGAACCTGGTGGTTGGTCCCACTGATGATGGGAAGTTCCTCCGGCTGAAAGTGTGCAGCATCCAGCGCAACCGCTCAGCCTGCCGTGTGCTGCGGGCTGGCCAGGCAGCCACGCTGGCCCTCGGACCTTTCGACCGCTCCCTGCTGCGGAAG GGCATGGTCATGGTGAGCCCGGAAATGAACCCCACCATCTGCTCGGTGTTCGAAGCCGAGATTGTGCTGTTGTTCCATGCAACAACTTTCCGGAAGGGATTTCAGGTGACGGTACATGTGGGGAACGTGCGGCAGACGGCTGTTGTAGAGAAGATCCATGGAAAG gatAAGTTGCGGACAGGAGAGAAGGCCGTTGTCTGTTTCAGATTCATCAAACATCCTGAATACTTGAAGATTGGAGCCAAGCTGCTTTTCCGTGAAGGAGTCACCAAAGGCATTGGGCATGTCACTGACCTCCAAGCCATCACCACCAAAGAAAATGGCCTGGAGGAGTCTCTAGGGCCTGGACAGCTGAGCTTCTGA
- the MAD2L1BP gene encoding MAD2L1-binding protein: protein MAAPGGTRSPGVAAAPGSQASPLLPAETPPAPERGRGGRRSRRSASSALGPAVSVVFPGAVSRESCCRFACELLKHVLHQRQQLPLPYEQLAYFCQRAAQDGDVIKKPPSVGLASKKCQQVLVELEGVLQHLEVMFSLTLVPRVLILLGGNAVSPKELYELNLEGICVGSAEKSLKTTSCVRKLFHSLFIADVFSELKALPVTGTVVMLQGHRNCGAEWFRPKLNYKVPTRGRKLTINLSCDGDVDTSASAPQIMTSAWEDYIWFQAPVTLKGFHE, encoded by the exons ATGGCTGCGCCGGGGGGAACGCGGTCGCCCGGTGTGGCGGCGGCTCCGGGCTCTCAGGCCTCCCCGCTTCTCCCGGCGGAGACGCCGCCGGCCCCGGAGCGCGGCCGTGGCGGGAGGAGGTCCCGGCGGAGCGCTTCTTCGGCGCTCGGCCCCGCCGTGTCCGTGGTGTTCCCGGGCGCCGTGAGCCGAGAGAGCTGCTGCCGCTTCGCCTGCGAGCTCCTCAAGCACGTCCTGCACCAGCGGCAGCAGCTCCCGCTGCCCTACGAGCAGCTCGCCTACTTCTGCCAGCGGGCCGCGCAG GATGGAGATGTGATCAAGAAGCCGCCCTCTGTAGGTCTGGCAAGCAAGAAGTGCCAGCAGGTGCTGGTGGAGCTGGAGGGAGTGCTCCAGCACCTGGAAGTGATGTTCAGCTTGACGCTGGTTCCCCGTGTTCTTATTCTGCTTGGTGGCAATGCTGTGAGCCCCAAGGAGCTTTACGAGCTCAACTTGGAGGGGATCTGCGTGGGCAGCGCTGAGAAAAGCCTGAAAACCACATCCTGCGTGCGTAAGCTTTTTCACTCGCTCTTCATTGCAGATGTCTTCAGTGAACTTAAAGCTCTTCCCGTCACGGGCACTGTTGTTATGCTCCAAGGCCATCGCAATTGTGGTGCGGAATGGTTCCGGCCCAAGCTCAACTACAAAGTGCCAACCCGAGGAAGGAAACTGACTATTAATTTGTCCTGCGATGGAGACGTTGATACAAGTGCCTCAGCTCCTCAGATTATGACTTCTGCTTGGGAGGACTACATATGGTTTCAAGCACCAGTGACGCTCAAGGGCTTCCACGAATGA
- the LOC140250682 gene encoding epoxide hydrolase 1-like has product MWQEVIPNAWESILSHIRSFQYSQKNAVLVPVAAVGVGGALVCWLMSRRKIKSIEMGDGWWGSGEKPLQGKEDESIRPFKIETSDEEIEDLHRRLDQARYAPPLEKAAFNYGFNSDYLQKVVAYWRNKFDWRKQVEILNKYPHFLTTIEGINIHFIHVKPSYVPHGKAVQPLLMVHGWPGSFYEFYKIIPLLTDPAKYGLASGDVVFEVICPSIPGYGFSEAPHQQGFDTFATARIFHKLMKRLGFKEYYVQGGDWGSQVTTNMSQMLPQSVKGLHLNLVFIRIQGLKKVIQVMLGAYVPWLVGFTREDVRRMYPFMQKNIFDLLRESGYLHIQATKPDTAGCGLNDSPVGLAAYILEKFSTWTDKSFLQKDDGGLESKYSLDDLLTNVMIYWVTASIVPSMRYYKENFARDLMADSRVGVYVPTAIAAFPQEIAHTPQVWAKNTFKNIVHYSYMPRGGHFAAFEEPKLLAQDIIHFVRKVERL; this is encoded by the exons ATGTGGCAGGAGGTCATTCCCAATGCCTG ggagAGCATCTTGTCCCACATCAG GTCTTTTCAATATTCTCAGAAGAATGCAGTCCTGGTCCCTGTGGCTGCTGTGGGTGTTGGAGGGGCGCTGGTTTGCTGGCTGATGTCTAGACGCAAGATCAAGAGTATTGAAATGGGTGATGGATGGTGGGGCTCGGGAGAAAAACCCCTACaagggaaagaagatgaaagcaTTCGCCCCTTCAAGATTGAAACATCTGATGAGGAAATTGAG GACCTGCACCGCCGCCTCGACCAGGCTCGCTATGCACCTCCACTGGAAAAGGCAGCCTTCAACTATGGCTTCAACTCTGACTACCTGCAGAAGGTGGTGGCCTACTGGAGGAACAAGTTTGACTGGCGCAAGCAAGTGGAAATCCTGAACAAATACCCTCATTTCCTTACCACCATCGAAG GGATTAATATCCATTTTATCCATGTGAAGCCCTCCTATGTCCCTCATGGAAAAGCTGTTCAGCCTCTCCTGATGGTCCATGGCTGGCCCGGCTCTTTCTATGAGTTCTACAAGATCATCCCTCTACTCACGGATCCAGCCAAGTACGGCCTGGCCAGTGGTGATGTGGTGTTTGAGGTCATCTGCCCATCCATCCCAGGCTATGGCTTCTCAGAGGCACCACACCAGCAAG GCTTTGACACCTTTGCAACTGCTCGGATATTTCACAAGCTGATGAAGAGACTGGGCTTCAAGGAATACTACGTACAGGGAGGAGACTGGGGATCTCAAGTTACCACAAATATGTCCCAGATGCTGCCACA GTCTGTGAAGGGGCTTCATCTGAATCTTGTCTTCATCAGAATACAAGGTTTGAAAAAGGTGATTCAGGTGATGCTTGGAGCTTATGTACCATGGCTTGTAGGCTTCACCAGGGAAGATGTTCGACGGATGTACCCTTTCATGCAGAAGAATATATTTGACCTTCTGAGAGAATCTGGATACTTACACATCCAAGCCACCAAACCAGACACTGCAG GTTGTGGACTGAATGACTCCCCTGTGGGGCTCGCTGCATATATTTTGGAGAAATTCTCTACATGGACAGATAAATCATTCCTGCAGAAAGACGATGGAGGCTTGGAAAG CAAGTACTCTCTCGATGACCTTTTGACCAATGTGATGATTTACTGGGTGACAGCATCTATTGTGCCCTCAATGCGCTACTACAAGGAGAACTTTGCCCGGGACCTTATGGCTGATTCCAG GGTTGGAGTTTACGTTCCGACAGCCATTGCAGCTTTTCCCCAGGAGATAGCACATACACCACAGGTCTGGGCAAAGAACACCTTCAAGAACATTGTCCATTACTCTTACATGCCACGCGGAGGGCATTTTGCTGCCTTTGAGGAACcgaagctgctggcacaagaCATCATCCACTTTGTGAGAAAGGTGGAGCGGCTGTGA